One window of Methanophagales archaeon genomic DNA carries:
- a CDS encoding CinA family protein: MEEEEIWEVLREKRLSISTAESCTGGLLSHLITNVPGSSDYYRGGVVAYANEVKEEVLHVPREIIEREGAVSAACARAMAEGVRRLLHADVGIATTGIAGPTGGTPDKPVGLVYIALATKNNVYHERYIFHEDREGNKHKAADAAFRLLRGHILSRARSSER, encoded by the coding sequence ATGGAGGAAGAAGAGATCTGGGAGGTGCTGAGGGAGAAAAGGCTCAGTATCTCTACCGCGGAATCATGCACAGGTGGTCTGTTATCTCATTTAATAACGAATGTGCCAGGCAGTTCTGACTATTACAGGGGCGGCGTGGTCGCGTATGCAAATGAGGTAAAGGAAGAAGTTTTGCATGTACCCCGAGAGATAATAGAGAGGGAGGGGGCGGTGAGTGCTGCATGTGCGAGGGCGATGGCAGAGGGTGTGAGGAGACTGCTGCACGCGGATGTGGGCATTGCCACCACGGGCATTGCGGGTCCAACCGGGGGTACACCTGATAAGCCTGTTGGATTAGTTTATATAGCATTGGCTACAAAAAATAACGTCTATCATGAGCGGTATATCTTTCATGAAGATAGAGAAGGGAACAAGCATAAGGCGGCAGATGCCGCATTTAGGTTGTTACGAGGGCATATATTATCAAGGGCTCGTAGCTCAGAAAGGTAG
- a CDS encoding DNA-directed RNA polymerase subunit H, translating into MKKGKVSILEHELVPLHEVMTEREVEELLNKYKIKKEQLPKIKSSDPVIKEIKAREGDVVRIMRKSRTAGRFISYRLVTK; encoded by the coding sequence ATGAAGAAGGGGAAAGTTTCGATACTAGAACATGAGTTAGTGCCCTTGCACGAAGTGATGACAGAGCGAGAAGTGGAAGAGCTTTTGAATAAGTATAAGATAAAGAAGGAACAACTACCAAAGATTAAATCCAGTGATCCTGTAATAAAAGAGATAAAGGCGAGAGAGGGGGATGTGGTCAGGATAATGAGGAAGAGCAGAACAGCGGGGAGGTTCATATCTTACCGATTGGTAACGAAGTAA
- a CDS encoding radical SAM protein, with product MKIAILDGYVDEPSCLGVPPYIAPYPRYIWGMLRAIKDADLSCTYLTIDQFRTDAQLRAKLKSFDFMVIIAGAVVPGKYLGGVPLTKKELPQVAIANHNILVGPITLELSKEERERLPMLEIIDYPFEERLYERMLRITHATTSKGEGADLNRFALLGAEVVRKHPDFPYVICEMETYRGCYWSRCSFCIERFQHKWMRPPECVLAEFERLYSLGVRHFRLGKQSDFLTYMSDLSNPNPKPEPERMRNFHIAIWRLCPGIKTLHLDNINPRTIVMYPEESREVLKTIVEFQTAGNVAAFGMESVDEKVVKANNLAVYPDEVLFATSMMNTLGRARGTNGMPVLLPGLNFVFGLKGETKKTFELNYEFLLSLLRQDLLIRRINIRQVKILPHTPIAEFGYRNVKRHKRHFKLFKRKVRENIDREMLKRIIPFGTVLRDLRCESQAGKITFARQLGSYPILVGVVGQYKRNEFVDAKVIDYGMRSITAIEYPLPINAAKMYQIEAIPGIGARNAARIIKSRPYSSIEELNSATGLHLSDKLRDFISVSS from the coding sequence ATGAAGATAGCGATTCTCGATGGCTATGTGGATGAGCCCTCCTGTCTTGGCGTTCCTCCCTATATCGCACCCTATCCGCGTTATATCTGGGGCATGCTCAGAGCGATAAAGGACGCAGATTTATCATGCACCTATCTCACAATAGATCAGTTCAGAACCGATGCGCAGTTACGAGCGAAACTCAAGAGCTTCGACTTCATGGTCATCATCGCGGGCGCGGTGGTACCGGGTAAATACCTCGGTGGTGTGCCACTCACGAAGAAAGAACTGCCGCAGGTCGCTATCGCGAACCATAACATCCTTGTTGGTCCAATCACACTGGAATTGAGTAAAGAAGAGCGAGAAAGGCTGCCCATGCTTGAAATCATTGATTACCCCTTTGAAGAGCGCCTGTATGAACGTATGCTCAGGATAACCCATGCTACGACATCAAAAGGAGAAGGAGCAGACCTGAACAGGTTTGCACTGCTCGGTGCCGAAGTGGTGCGAAAGCATCCCGATTTCCCTTATGTTATATGCGAGATGGAGACCTACAGGGGATGCTACTGGTCAAGATGCTCTTTCTGTATAGAACGATTCCAGCATAAGTGGATGCGACCTCCTGAATGCGTTCTCGCTGAATTTGAACGCCTGTACTCACTCGGTGTAAGGCACTTCAGACTCGGTAAGCAATCAGATTTCCTGACCTACATGAGCGACCTCTCCAATCCGAATCCGAAGCCTGAACCTGAGCGAATGCGGAATTTCCATATCGCTATCTGGCGCCTGTGCCCCGGAATAAAGACTCTTCATCTCGATAACATCAACCCGAGAACGATTGTAATGTATCCTGAAGAGAGCAGAGAGGTACTGAAGACGATTGTGGAATTCCAAACAGCGGGTAATGTCGCCGCCTTCGGGATGGAGAGTGTAGATGAGAAGGTTGTGAAAGCGAATAATCTCGCCGTTTATCCTGATGAGGTCCTCTTCGCTACCTCTATGATGAACACCCTCGGCAGAGCACGTGGTACAAATGGGATGCCCGTACTCTTGCCAGGCTTGAACTTCGTATTCGGACTGAAGGGAGAGACCAAAAAGACCTTCGAACTGAACTATGAGTTCCTGCTGAGCCTCCTCCGTCAGGACTTGCTTATTCGTAGAATTAATATCCGGCAGGTGAAGATACTCCCACATACGCCTATCGCTGAGTTTGGTTATAGAAACGTGAAGCGGCATAAACGCCACTTCAAATTGTTCAAGAGAAAGGTTCGCGAGAATATAGACCGCGAAATGCTCAAACGGATTATCCCGTTTGGCACTGTGCTCAGAGACCTGAGATGCGAATCTCAAGCTGGTAAAATCACCTTTGCTCGACAGCTGGGCTCGTATCCTATCCTTGTTGGCGTTGTCGGTCAGTATAAACGTAATGAATTCGTTGATGCAAAGGTAATAGATTATGGGATGCGCTCCATTACGGCAATTGAGTATCCTCTACCGATAAACGCAGCTAAGATGTATCAAATAGAGGCGATACCAGGTATTGGTGCTCGTAATGCCGCGCGAATAATCAAGAGCAGACCATACAGCAGTATAGAGGAGTTAAACAGTGCCACAGGCCTACACTTAAGTGATAAATTACGAGATTTCATATCTGTAAGCTCTTGA